One Alteromonas sp. KC3 DNA segment encodes these proteins:
- a CDS encoding response regulator transcription factor, whose amino-acid sequence MDTAKILIIEDDVTLSQQIATLLTDKGFEARQCHDGDQGLATALQERFDLILLDVLLPKMNGFSLLSQLRKQKQTPVMMVTACGAEQERIKGYSNGADDYMPKPFSFVEMMLRIEALLRRSFTSQKQETVVNVLNVDEIALDKKTLKACFAEKDLGLTPIQFKLLWVMLENKDEVMSKPLLYQTVLDRTFSRYDRSLDMHMSRVRKKLVEAGMSPTRLATQHGKGYLFS is encoded by the coding sequence ATGGACACTGCAAAAATACTTATCATTGAAGATGACGTAACGTTAAGTCAACAAATCGCTACACTATTGACAGACAAAGGCTTTGAAGCCCGTCAATGCCATGATGGAGATCAGGGTTTGGCGACTGCGCTTCAAGAGCGGTTCGACCTCATATTGCTAGACGTGTTATTGCCTAAGATGAATGGCTTTTCCCTTTTGAGTCAGCTTAGAAAGCAAAAGCAGACACCCGTTATGATGGTTACCGCCTGTGGTGCTGAGCAAGAACGTATCAAGGGTTATAGTAACGGCGCCGATGACTATATGCCTAAACCATTCAGCTTTGTCGAGATGATGCTGCGTATCGAGGCGTTATTACGTCGTTCATTCACGTCTCAAAAACAGGAAACGGTTGTCAATGTGCTTAACGTTGACGAAATAGCGTTGGATAAAAAAACGCTGAAAGCCTGTTTCGCTGAAAAAGACCTTGGTTTAACACCTATCCAATTTAAGCTGTTGTGGGTAATGCTTGAAAATAAAGACGAAGTAATGAGCAAACCGCTTCTTTATCAAACGGTGCTTGATAGAACGTTCAGTCGTTATGATAGAAGCCTTGATATGCACATGAGTAGAGTACGTAAAAAACTGGTGGAAGCCGGTATGTCCCCTACTCGCCTTGCCACTCAACATGGCAAAGGCTATTTGTTTTCATGA
- a CDS encoding DUF2254 domain-containing protein, producing the protein MEAPITVDRLRFLVYHFKEKLWVKPLAFCLLSFMSVFVAKVADGTSLHEHIPEIKPESVETLLSIMASSMMVIATFSAGTMVNAYASASQSSTPRSLSLIISDDVSQNALSVFIGAFIYSAVALTVMNNAFFGKSGTFILFALTCFAFVMVILTFIRWVDSVARLGRVGSTVLKVEAATKRAIENRISRPCLGAVPASQAAVQGTHTIYSKRVGYIQLIDIAKLQYYAKQNDVFINVAMLPGEFVTPEKPIAYTTQPVKDNDIECAFSISETRSFEADPRFGFIVLAEIACRALSPSVNDHGTAITILSSITRLLLTWEYDNECAPEERSDTLKNESVKYDRVSVPELVVEDIFDDAYTSIARDGADKIEVAIRILKSLITVHTTYRSKDKNFENAANKYLSVSFQRAKETLSFEEDIKRLEEVFSRSK; encoded by the coding sequence ATGGAAGCGCCAATTACGGTAGATAGATTGCGATTTTTAGTCTACCACTTTAAAGAAAAACTATGGGTAAAGCCTTTAGCCTTCTGCCTATTGTCTTTTATGTCTGTATTTGTTGCTAAAGTTGCCGACGGTACGTCATTGCATGAACATATCCCTGAAATAAAACCTGAATCCGTAGAGACGCTACTTTCCATTATGGCGTCAAGCATGATGGTGATAGCAACGTTCTCTGCAGGCACTATGGTTAACGCCTACGCGTCAGCAAGTCAGTCTTCAACGCCAAGAAGTTTAAGCTTAATAATTTCAGACGACGTGTCTCAAAACGCTTTGTCTGTTTTTATTGGGGCATTTATCTATAGCGCAGTAGCGCTTACAGTTATGAACAATGCGTTTTTCGGTAAATCAGGCACATTTATTTTATTTGCGTTAACTTGCTTTGCGTTTGTCATGGTTATTTTAACGTTTATTCGATGGGTAGATAGCGTTGCTCGACTAGGCCGTGTAGGCTCGACCGTGCTTAAAGTAGAAGCTGCTACAAAACGCGCGATAGAAAATAGAATTTCACGTCCATGTTTAGGTGCAGTACCGGCGAGCCAAGCAGCAGTGCAGGGGACCCATACCATATATAGTAAGCGAGTAGGGTACATACAGCTTATCGATATCGCTAAGCTTCAATATTATGCAAAACAAAACGATGTGTTTATTAATGTCGCCATGCTTCCCGGTGAATTTGTTACGCCCGAGAAGCCTATTGCTTATACAACACAACCAGTAAAAGACAATGACATTGAATGTGCATTTTCAATTAGTGAAACACGTTCATTTGAAGCTGACCCCAGATTTGGATTTATTGTGCTAGCAGAAATTGCATGTCGCGCACTTTCACCCTCCGTTAACGATCACGGAACCGCTATAACCATACTGAGCAGCATTACTCGATTGTTGTTAACTTGGGAGTACGATAACGAATGTGCCCCTGAAGAAAGAAGTGACACTCTAAAAAATGAATCAGTAAAGTACGACCGTGTGTCTGTGCCTGAACTGGTTGTTGAGGATATCTTTGACGACGCCTATACCAGTATTGCAAGAGATGGAGCTGATAAAATTGAAGTAGCAATCCGCATATTAAAGTCACTCATTACTGTGCACACAACATATCGTTCAAAAGATAAAAACTTTGAGAACGCGGCAAACAAATATTTATCGGTAAGTTTCCAAAGAGCTAAAGAAACATTGTCTTTTGAAGAAGATATAAAACGCCTTGAAGAAGTATTTAGTCGTAGTAAGTAA
- a CDS encoding sensor histidine kinase, with product MKKKLFWKLCATIAVGTVALIWVVDWLTTQTETTMSHLSIEHQQQLNNYGKEAERVYLEEGEAALATWLSTFQKKEKTWAAIVTSNIKPLADSKIPQTYIDEFRIGRSVEWKIHLYFDYNPIMEVPFLDSKSHFLIQLPQRMRPGTYLTYIDILLQIALPFVILCAVSFVLYRHVMTPLKKLETATTAFSKGKFDVRVSDSLSNRNDELYTLAVHFDGMAERIGKLIYNQRELLSDLSHELRTPLTRVDMAIDMLENDIDNKNTLARLRYESQNMRALVEDALTLAWLNNESPALNNESFDLSELIQVICDDAAFEYPDRTINLTLPECAPIEQSSQQALGQAIENIIRNALKYTPEHSRIEVNLVCHATHYALSVLDFGHGVPESMLGDIFKPFFRVDKSHGTHVIGQKRGGFGLGLALAQRQVTAVGGKISARNHAQGELTGLEIDIVLPR from the coding sequence ATGAAAAAGAAACTGTTTTGGAAGCTCTGTGCAACCATTGCGGTTGGCACTGTTGCCTTGATTTGGGTTGTTGATTGGCTAACAACGCAAACTGAAACCACAATGAGCCACTTGTCAATTGAACACCAACAACAGCTCAATAATTATGGAAAAGAAGCCGAACGCGTATATTTGGAAGAAGGCGAAGCGGCGCTAGCGACATGGCTTAGTACCTTTCAAAAGAAGGAAAAAACCTGGGCCGCCATTGTTACTTCAAACATTAAGCCCCTTGCCGACAGTAAAATCCCTCAAACCTATATTGATGAGTTTAGGATTGGACGAAGTGTCGAGTGGAAAATACATCTTTATTTTGACTACAACCCTATTATGGAAGTCCCTTTTCTAGACTCAAAATCGCATTTTTTAATTCAATTACCACAAAGGATGCGGCCAGGTACTTACCTCACCTATATCGATATATTGCTTCAAATAGCATTGCCTTTCGTGATTTTGTGCGCTGTCAGCTTTGTCCTTTATCGCCATGTTATGACACCACTTAAAAAGCTGGAAACCGCAACAACCGCATTTAGTAAAGGTAAGTTTGATGTTCGTGTTAGTGACTCTTTAAGCAATCGTAACGATGAACTTTATACGCTTGCTGTGCATTTTGACGGTATGGCTGAACGCATTGGAAAGCTTATTTACAACCAGCGTGAATTACTCTCAGATTTATCCCATGAACTAAGAACGCCGCTAACCCGCGTTGATATGGCAATTGATATGCTTGAGAACGATATCGATAACAAAAATACGTTGGCGCGCCTACGCTATGAATCTCAGAATATGCGCGCCTTAGTTGAAGACGCATTAACGCTGGCATGGCTGAACAATGAATCGCCAGCGCTTAATAACGAGTCGTTTGATCTTTCAGAACTTATACAAGTCATATGTGATGACGCGGCATTTGAATACCCAGACAGAACAATTAATTTAACACTGCCAGAATGTGCGCCCATCGAGCAAAGTAGCCAGCAAGCACTGGGACAGGCTATCGAGAATATTATTCGCAACGCATTAAAATACACACCAGAACACAGTCGTATTGAAGTTAACCTTGTATGCCACGCGACTCACTACGCGCTTTCTGTATTAGATTTTGGTCATGGTGTACCAGAGAGTATGTTGGGTGACATTTTTAAACCCTTTTTTAGAGTGGATAAATCCCATGGAACCCACGTGATTGGGCAAAAACGCGGTGGTTTTGGTTTGGGACTAGCGTTGGCACAACGCCAAGTTACAGCGGTTGGCGGTAAAATTAGCGCACGAAATCATGCGCAAGGCGAATTGACTGGTCTAGAAATAGACATCGTGTTACCGCGCTAG